In Raphanus sativus cultivar WK10039 chromosome 5, ASM80110v3, whole genome shotgun sequence, the following proteins share a genomic window:
- the LOC108805410 gene encoding UPF0725 protein At1g02770 isoform X1 — MGGRWRKTKKVVVDREYRARRRRSYGLWLKKIKSLPKSKKKEIIRKRQVARDKVTAELWLKLWETDGFDMGELWDHRNWGMHEFEVGEDENLDIVVQLYAKLGLHRYNMLEGTNLQLHEIEKYNRYGSYMPARYYITLLAEDPATPSSSLVTFQTDLSEKSCNALKHCCAVARIKGTTSTGNMHVFHDDMDNFYDYRDLPEWPSFADDESRFLYELLESDWEENDWIGLYLQVAVATTDRPNHYHNPDLSGLKILNVVVETEENLPKENVLKCFGTVLVYITYDQDLGVDNGGGVCKRRAIVRRTVDLISKCFCLVGRTRSLP, encoded by the exons atgggtGGACGGTGGAGAAAGACGAAGAAGGTGGTTGTTGATAGAGAGTATCGTGCGCGGAGGAGACGTTCATATGGGCTCTGGttgaagaagataaagtctcTTCCTAAGTCTAAGAAGAAAGAGATTATCCGAAAAAGACAAGTTGCTCGTGATAAGGTGACGGCTGAGCTTTGGCTTAAACTGTGGGAAACAGat GGGTTCGATATGGGTGAACTGTGGGATCATCGCAATTGGGGAATGCATGAATTCGAAGTAGGGGAAGATGAAAATTTAGACATTGTAGTGCAGCTTTATGCAAAGCTCGGCCTTCACCGCTACAATATGTTAGAGGGGACCAATTTGCAGCTTCACGAAATAGAGAAATACAATAGATATGGTAGTTACATGCCTGCCCGTTATTATATAACTTTGCTTGCAGAGGATCCAGCTACACCGTCGTCGTCCCTTGTTACTTTCCAGACTGACCTTAGCGAAAAAAGCTGCAACGCTCTGAAACACTGTTGCGCTGTCGCCAGAATTAAAG gGACTACGTCTACGGGAAATATGCATGTTTTCCACGATGATATGGATAATTTCTACGATTATAGGGACTTGCCTGAGTGGCCTTCATTTGCTGATGATGAAAGTCGATTTTTATATGAG TTGCTGGAATCTGATTGGGAAGAAAACGACTGGATTGGCCTATACTTGCAAGTTGCAGTCGCTACCACGGATAGGCCAAATCACTATCACAAT CCCGACCTGTCCGGTTTGAAGATTTTGAACGTGGTGGTAGAAACTGAGGAAAATCTGCCCAAAGAGAATGTACTCAAGTGTTTTGGAACTGTCCTAGTCTACATAACTTATGATCAGGACTTGGGAGTTGATAATGGTGGGGGGGTATGCAAACGCAGAGCCATCGTTCGAAGAACTGTGGATTTGATATCTAAATGCTTTTGTCTCGTTGGCAGGACTCGATCGCTCCCCTAA
- the LOC108857932 gene encoding LOW QUALITY PROTEIN: lysine-specific demethylase JMJ25 (The sequence of the model RefSeq protein was modified relative to this genomic sequence to represent the inferred CDS: deleted 1 base in 1 codon) — protein MCSHQSLSEALDKEVVSKVSVKISKRPRKVVVGCLNRDEENAEESESMMCHQCQRNDNGEVVRCKNCCDRKRYCHKCLANWYPHIPHEDIAKRCPFCCNTCNCRAWLRLDTKMELNSDLKVSKDEEIQCSKYILRKLLPHLKEINDEQVLEKEAEAMISGLEFGEVKPEDINCHPGERLSCDSCKTPIFDLHRHCSSCGSDICIACSMEIRKGKLQACQEDVSWNYINRGFDYLHGGKEKIDKPADEKLNIEDCVKFPSTTWKTNEAGIITCYCGDRVLELKCVLPDDWVSELVKKVEETVETNNKPFDLPEMVTERCPCFDSEGHIDMDTNRNVLKAACRQGSEDNYLYFPSVHEDDLKHFQHHWAKGEPVVLRNVLESTAGLSWEPNVMHRACRLIRSTNHEPLLDVNTIDCLDCCEGSINLQAFFTGYKKGRYDREDWPSVVKLKDWPPSKSFNENLPRHCEEFLCSLPLKQYTHPRNGPLNLVLKLPDECLKPDVGPKTYFAYGFAQEMGRGDSVTKLHCDMSDVVSTHFSKVTIREDEKKSKMERINKLKRKHAEQDVKELFCSVPNYKEKMEILENTSEEEVNNLEADDGGALWGIFRREDVPKLEKYLLSHHKEFRHFFCSPVSKVVHPIHDQSFYLTRYHKMILKEEYGIEPWTFVQKLGDAVLIPVGCPHQVRNLKSCTKVALDFVTPENISECFRLTKEYRLLPPNHHSKEDKLQIKKIVVFAVDKALQDLDRNERSKSLEAKGPKRRKTQGR, from the exons ATGTGCTCACACCAGAGCTTATCAGAAGCTCTTGATAAGGAAGTGGTTTCTAAAGTTTCTGTTAAGATAAGTAAGAGGCCTCGGAAAGTGGTGGTAGGTTGTCTCAACAGAGACGAG GAAAATGCTGAAGAATCAGAGTCCATGATGTGTCATCAATGTCAGCGAAACGATAATGGGGAGGTTGTGCGGTGTAAGAATTGCTGCGATAGGAAGCGTTATTGCCACAAATGCTTAGCAAATTG gtaCCCTCACATCCCACATGAAGACATTGCCAAGAGATGCCCCTTTTGCTGCAATACTTGCAACTGCAGAGCATGGTTGCGTCTAGATACTAAAATGGAA TTAAATTCAGATCTCAAGGTTAGCAAGGATGAAGAAATCCAGTGCTCTAAGTATATTCTGCGGAAGCTTCTCCCACATCTGAAGGAAATAAACGATGAACAAGTTCTTGAGAAGGAAGCCGAGGCAATGATATCAG GACTGGAGTTTGGAGAGGTGAAGCCTGAAGACATTAATTGTCACCCTGGCGAAAGACTGTCTTG TGATAGCTGCAAGACTCCGATCTTTGATCTTCATAGACATTGCTCGAGCTGTGGTTCTGATATCTGCATTGCATGTTCCATGGAGATCCGAAAAGGAAAGCTTCAGGCTTGTCAGGAGGATGTTTCTTGGAATTATATTAACCGAGGGTTTGATTATCTACAtggaggaaaagaaaaaattgataAACCTGCGGATGAAAAGCTGAATATCGAAGACTGTGTGAAGTTCCCATCTACTACGTGGAAAACAAATGAAGCTGGGATCATTACTTGCTATTGTGGTGACAGAGTTTTAGAGTTGAAATGTGTACTTCCCGATGATTGGGTATCAGAATTGGTC AAAAAGGTAGAAGAAACTGTTGAAACCAACAACAAGCCTTTTGATTTACCCGAAATGGTCACGGAGCGATGCCCTTGTTTTGACTCTGAAGGTCATATTGACATGGACACCAACAGAAACGTGTTAAAGGCTGCATGCCGACAAGGATCAGAAGACAATTATCTATATTTTCCAAGTGTTCATGAAGATGATCTGAAGCATTTTCAGCATCATTGGGCAAAAGGAGAGCCTGTGGTTTTGAGGAATGTGCTTGAGTCTACAGCTGGTTTAAGCTGGGAACCAAATGTTATGCATCGTGCCTGCCGTCTGATTAGAAGCACCAACCATGAACCACTTCTGGACGTTAATACTATCGATTGTCTGGACTGCTGTGAG GGATCGATTAATCTTCAAGCATTCTTTACCGGGTACAAAAAGGGCCGTTATGACCGTGAGGATTGGCCAAGTGTTGTGAAACTGAAAGATTGGCCTCCATCGAAGAGCTTCAATGAAAACTTACCACGTCACTGTGAGGAGTTCTTATGCAGTTTGCCTTTGAAGCAGTACACCCACCCGCGTAATGGGCCTTTAAATCTTGTCTTGAAGTTGCCTGATGAGTGCTTAAAGCCAGACGTGGGACCAAAGACCTACTTTGCTTATGGATTTGCGCAAGAAATGGGCCGTGGAGATTCAGTCACCAAGCTCCACTGCGACATGTCTGATGTGGTTAGTACTCATTTCTC TAAAGTGACCATTAGAGAGGATGAAAAGAAATCCAAAATGGAAAGAATAAACAAACTGAAGAGGAAGCATGCTGAGCAAGATGTCAAGGAGCTATTTTGCTCGGTACCTAACTACAAGGAAAAGATGGAGATTCTTGAAAACACAAGTGAAGAAGAAGTCAATAACCTTGAAGCTGATGATGGAGGAGCTCTTTGGGGCATTTTTCGTAGAGAAGATGTTCCAAAATTAGAGAAATACCTTCTGAGTCATCACAAAGAGTTCCGTCATTTCTTCTGTTCCCCCGTGTCTAAG GTGGTTCATCCAATACATGACCAGTCTTTCTATCTGACGCGATATCATAAAATGATTCTGAAAGAAGAATACG GAATTGAACCATGGACGTTTGTTCAGAAGCTTGGAGATGCTGTGTTAATACCTGTAGGCTGCCCTCATCAAGTCAGGAACTTGAAG TCTTGCACAAAGGTGGCGCTTGACTTTGTCACACCCGAAAATATCAGTGAGTGTTTCCGCTTAACAAAGGAGTATCGTCTGCTACCCCCAAACCATCATTCGAAAGAGGACAAGTTGCAG ATAAAGAAGATAGTAGTCTTTGCAGTCGATAAGGCTCTCCAAGACTTGGATCGAAATGAACG GTCTAAGTCTCTAGAAGCCAAAGGCCCAAAGAGGAGAAAAACGCAAGGACGTTGA
- the LOC108856482 gene encoding heavy metal-associated isoprenylated plant protein 16: MKQKILIRVTMTDDKTRAKAMKTAAQFKGVSAVEIKGDHRNQIEVTGVEVNMICLTNTLRKKVAFAELVSVNKVEPPKKPEDDKKKDEKKPDEKKADEKKTDEKKPEPCCCCCHPKKPEEKKAEEKKPEPCSCCCNPCYPPWPYGSYGVPSSFPHPCDPYGYNGEPFYSYGPNWRFM, encoded by the exons ATGAAG CAAAAGATCCTGATAAGAGTTACTATGACTGATGATAAAACCAGAGCAAAAGCAATGAAAACTGCCGCTCAGTTCAAAG GAGTCTCGGCTGTGGAAATAAAGGGAGATCACAGGAACCAGATCGAGGTGACCGGTGTTGAAGTCAATATGATCTGTCTAACCAACACACTGAGGAAGAAGGTAGCCTTCGCTGAGCTTGTAAGCGTAAACAAAGTCGAACCACCCAAGAAACCAGAGGACgacaagaagaaggatgaaaaGAAACCTGATGAGAAGAAAGCCGACGAGAAGAAGACAGATGAGAAAAAGCCAGAgccatgttgttgttgttgtcatcCAAAAAAACCAGAGGAGAAAAAAGCTGAGGAGAAAAAGCCAGAGCCATGTTCTTGTTGTTGTAATCCATGTTATCCACCATGGCCTTATGGATCATATGGTGTGCCATCTTCCTTTCCCCACCCGTGTGATCCCTACGGGTATAATGGGGAACCTTTCTACAGCTACGGACCCAATTGGAGGTTCATGTGA
- the LOC108805410 gene encoding UPF0725 protein At1g02770 isoform X2, with protein MGGRWRKTKKVVVDREYRARRRRSYGLWLKKIKSLPKSKKKEIIRKRQVARDKGFDMGELWDHRNWGMHEFEVGEDENLDIVVQLYAKLGLHRYNMLEGTNLQLHEIEKYNRYGSYMPARYYITLLAEDPATPSSSLVTFQTDLSEKSCNALKHCCAVARIKGTTSTGNMHVFHDDMDNFYDYRDLPEWPSFADDESRFLYELLESDWEENDWIGLYLQVAVATTDRPNHYHNPDLSGLKILNVVVETEENLPKENVLKCFGTVLVYITYDQDLGVDNGGGVCKRRAIVRRTVDLISKCFCLVGRTRSLP; from the exons atgggtGGACGGTGGAGAAAGACGAAGAAGGTGGTTGTTGATAGAGAGTATCGTGCGCGGAGGAGACGTTCATATGGGCTCTGGttgaagaagataaagtctcTTCCTAAGTCTAAGAAGAAAGAGATTATCCGAAAAAGACAAGTTGCTCGTGATAAG GGGTTCGATATGGGTGAACTGTGGGATCATCGCAATTGGGGAATGCATGAATTCGAAGTAGGGGAAGATGAAAATTTAGACATTGTAGTGCAGCTTTATGCAAAGCTCGGCCTTCACCGCTACAATATGTTAGAGGGGACCAATTTGCAGCTTCACGAAATAGAGAAATACAATAGATATGGTAGTTACATGCCTGCCCGTTATTATATAACTTTGCTTGCAGAGGATCCAGCTACACCGTCGTCGTCCCTTGTTACTTTCCAGACTGACCTTAGCGAAAAAAGCTGCAACGCTCTGAAACACTGTTGCGCTGTCGCCAGAATTAAAG gGACTACGTCTACGGGAAATATGCATGTTTTCCACGATGATATGGATAATTTCTACGATTATAGGGACTTGCCTGAGTGGCCTTCATTTGCTGATGATGAAAGTCGATTTTTATATGAG TTGCTGGAATCTGATTGGGAAGAAAACGACTGGATTGGCCTATACTTGCAAGTTGCAGTCGCTACCACGGATAGGCCAAATCACTATCACAAT CCCGACCTGTCCGGTTTGAAGATTTTGAACGTGGTGGTAGAAACTGAGGAAAATCTGCCCAAAGAGAATGTACTCAAGTGTTTTGGAACTGTCCTAGTCTACATAACTTATGATCAGGACTTGGGAGTTGATAATGGTGGGGGGGTATGCAAACGCAGAGCCATCGTTCGAAGAACTGTGGATTTGATATCTAAATGCTTTTGTCTCGTTGGCAGGACTCGATCGCTCCCCTAA
- the LOC108805410 gene encoding uncharacterized protein At4g17700 isoform X3: MGGRWRKTKKVVVDREYRARRRRSYGLWLKKIKSLPKSKKKEIIRKRQVARDKVTAELWLKLWETDGFDMGELWDHRNWGMHEFEVGEDENLDIVVQLYAKLGLHRYNMLEGTNLQLHEIEKYNRYGSYMPARYYITLLAEDPATPSSSLVTFQTDLSEKSCNALKHCCAVARIKGTTSTGNMHVFHDDMDNFYDYRDLPEWPSFADDESRFLYELLESDWEENDWIGLYLQVAVATTDRPNHYHNVARPVRFEDFERGGRN; the protein is encoded by the exons atgggtGGACGGTGGAGAAAGACGAAGAAGGTGGTTGTTGATAGAGAGTATCGTGCGCGGAGGAGACGTTCATATGGGCTCTGGttgaagaagataaagtctcTTCCTAAGTCTAAGAAGAAAGAGATTATCCGAAAAAGACAAGTTGCTCGTGATAAGGTGACGGCTGAGCTTTGGCTTAAACTGTGGGAAACAGat GGGTTCGATATGGGTGAACTGTGGGATCATCGCAATTGGGGAATGCATGAATTCGAAGTAGGGGAAGATGAAAATTTAGACATTGTAGTGCAGCTTTATGCAAAGCTCGGCCTTCACCGCTACAATATGTTAGAGGGGACCAATTTGCAGCTTCACGAAATAGAGAAATACAATAGATATGGTAGTTACATGCCTGCCCGTTATTATATAACTTTGCTTGCAGAGGATCCAGCTACACCGTCGTCGTCCCTTGTTACTTTCCAGACTGACCTTAGCGAAAAAAGCTGCAACGCTCTGAAACACTGTTGCGCTGTCGCCAGAATTAAAG gGACTACGTCTACGGGAAATATGCATGTTTTCCACGATGATATGGATAATTTCTACGATTATAGGGACTTGCCTGAGTGGCCTTCATTTGCTGATGATGAAAGTCGATTTTTATATGAG TTGCTGGAATCTGATTGGGAAGAAAACGACTGGATTGGCCTATACTTGCAAGTTGCAGTCGCTACCACGGATAGGCCAAATCACTATCACAATGTTG CCCGACCTGTCCGGTTTGAAGATTTTGAACGTGGTGGTAGAAACTGA
- the LOC108857931 gene encoding uncharacterized protein LOC108857931, translating to MDYDTLDVSGENYLRWAINISVILKIEGLSECIIKDNHGTENEKYMALRVMRHHLNVVLRNQYQDIQSPRCLWTELKSIYTKVLLPKTRHEWMSLKFRDFGSVEEYNNALSKVTHTLMFCGEKLTEEELLEKVFTTANPKDLSLQLAYRDKGFTIYNNLFLYLSQNEQMNQMKDNMSGYEADSDDEESMGATSKVTDGVAGLTIV from the coding sequence ATGGACTATGATACCCTAGATGTCTCTGGAGAGAACTATCTAAGATGGGCAATCAATATCTCGGTTATACTAAAGATAGAAGGTCTTAGTGAATGTATCATCAAGGATAATCATGGAACCGAGAATGAGAAATATATGGCATTAAGAGTAATGCGTCATCATCTCAATGTGGTACTGAGAAATCAGTACCAAGATATACAAAGCCCTCGATGCCTTTGGACAGAGTTAAAGTCCATATACACTAAGGTGTTATTACCAAAGACAAGGCATGAGTGGATGAGCCTCAAGTTCCGGGACTTTGGGTCCGTGGAAGAATACAATAATGCTCTATCCAAAGTAACTCATACACTGATGTTTTGTGGTGAAAAGTTGACAGAGGAGGAATTACTTGAAAAAGTTTTCACTACAGCAAATCCAAAAGATCTATCCCTACAACTAGCCTATCGAGATAAAGGTTTCACCATATACAACAATCTGTTCTTATACTTATCTCAAAATGAACAGATGAATCAGATGAAAGATAATATGAGCGGCTATGAGGCAgatagtgatgatgaagaaTCCATGGGAGCCACGTCCAAAGTGACAGATGGAGTGGCTGGCTTGACCATTGTCTAG